A DNA window from Haliovirga abyssi contains the following coding sequences:
- a CDS encoding sigma-54-dependent transcriptional regulator — MLLYRRKCLNIGGAVVEKTSLLVISTNKELQQNLRKELKEDYEVITFDNLLDGLDMLRESDFEVMLLDENLNWFTFDEAMKKVKGIGKDIFVLGLLSDENPARIKEIKMAGIYDYILKPINKREFDRLIDHVLNNIEILKEKRDLEKKLLIIEKEEEMIGQSNSIKQLKQMIEKVALGDTTVLILGENGVGKELVAKEIYRRSPRYRKPFITLNCAAISSNAIEAELFGYEKGAFTGANLSKKGIIEEAHTGTLFLDEIGELDVKTQAKLLRVIEYGELRRVGSSKTLKVDVRFIAATNKKLEDEVRRGNFRKDLYHRLTNFPIYVMPLKDRKEDIPLLVNYFLNKIVEELHKDMIVFSGEAMKYLIDYNYPGNVRELRNIIERIVILSNDRVISVEDLPLELKMKSDTLENKVVIGLGPLKQILEKEIYELAEVERVVIGMALQRTRWNKQETAKVLGIGRTTLYEKIKRYNLDRRLIEKEMM, encoded by the coding sequence ATGTTATTATATAGAAGAAAGTGTTTAAATATTGGAGGTGCGGTCGTGGAAAAGACATCATTGCTTGTAATTTCAACAAATAAGGAGTTACAACAAAACTTGAGGAAAGAATTAAAAGAGGATTATGAGGTAATAACATTTGATAATCTTTTAGATGGACTGGATATGTTAAGAGAGAGCGATTTTGAAGTTATGCTATTAGATGAGAACTTAAATTGGTTTACTTTTGATGAAGCTATGAAAAAAGTTAAAGGTATAGGAAAAGATATTTTTGTATTAGGATTGTTAAGTGATGAAAATCCAGCTAGAATAAAAGAGATAAAAATGGCAGGTATATATGATTATATTTTGAAACCTATTAATAAAAGAGAATTTGACAGATTAATAGATCATGTTTTAAATAATATAGAAATATTAAAAGAAAAAAGAGATTTGGAGAAAAAACTTCTTATTATTGAAAAAGAAGAAGAGATGATAGGTCAAAGTAATTCTATAAAACAATTAAAACAAATGATAGAAAAAGTAGCTTTAGGAGATACTACAGTTTTAATATTAGGAGAAAATGGTGTTGGAAAAGAATTAGTAGCAAAAGAGATCTATAGAAGAAGTCCTAGGTATAGAAAACCGTTTATAACATTAAATTGTGCAGCAATATCTAGTAATGCTATAGAAGCAGAACTATTTGGGTATGAAAAAGGAGCTTTTACAGGAGCAAATTTATCTAAAAAAGGGATAATAGAGGAAGCGCATACTGGAACTCTATTTTTAGATGAAATAGGTGAACTTGATGTAAAAACTCAAGCAAAACTATTGAGAGTGATAGAATATGGAGAACTTAGAAGAGTTGGAAGCAGCAAAACTTTAAAAGTAGACGTGAGATTTATAGCTGCTACAAATAAAAAATTAGAAGATGAAGTTAGAAGAGGTAATTTTAGAAAAGATTTGTATCACAGACTAACTAATTTTCCTATTTATGTAATGCCTTTAAAAGATAGAAAAGAAGATATTCCATTATTGGTAAACTACTTTTTAAATAAAATTGTGGAAGAACTACATAAAGATATGATTGTGTTTTCAGGCGAAGCAATGAAATATTTGATAGATTACAATTATCCTGGAAATGTAAGAGAATTAAGAAATATTATTGAGAGAATAGTTATTCTTTCAAATGATAGAGTTATTTCAGTAGAGGATTTGCCATTAGAATTAAAAATGAAATCAGATACACTTGAAAATAAAGTTGTAATTGGATTAGGGCCTTTAAAACAAATTTTAGAAAAAGAGATATATGAATTAGCAGAAGTAGAGAGAGTTGTAATTGGAATGGCTCTTCAAAGAACAAGGTGGAATAAGCAAGAAACTGCTAAGGTTTTAGGAATAGGAAGAACGACTTTATACGAGAAAATAAAAAGATATAATTTGGATAGAAGATTAATAGAAAAAGAGATGATGTAA
- the rpsL gene encoding 30S ribosomal protein S12, with product MPTINQLVKKGRKKIEKAKATPALQSNPQKRGVCVRVYTTTPKKPNSALRKVARVKLTNGIEVSAYIPGIGHNLQEHSIVLVRGGRVKDLPGVRYRIIRGTLDAAGVSDRKQARSRYGAKKK from the coding sequence ATGCCTACTATAAATCAGTTGGTAAAAAAAGGTAGAAAAAAAATTGAAAAAGCAAAAGCTACACCAGCTTTACAAAGCAACCCACAAAAAAGAGGAGTTTGTGTAAGAGTTTACACTACTACACCAAAAAAACCAAACTCAGCGTTAAGAAAAGTTGCGAGAGTAAAATTGACAAATGGGATAGAAGTTTCAGCGTATATTCCAGGAATCGGACATAACTTACAAGAACATTCAATAGTACTTGTAAGAGGAGGAAGAGTTAAAGATTTACCAGGAGTTAGATACAGAATAATAAGAGGAACATTAGATGCAGCAGGTGTTTCTGACAGAAAACAAGCAAGATCAAGATACGGTGCTAAAAAGAAGTAA
- the rpsG gene encoding 30S ribosomal protein S7, with product MARRRVAKKREVLPDSVYGDKIVTKFINGIMKDGKKSLAENIFYTAMDKIKEKTGEEGIDTFRKALENIQPLLEVKSRRIGGATYQIPIEVRPERSQTLAIRWLVKYTRARKEYGMIDKLASELIAAANEDGATFKKKEDTHKMADANRAFAHYKW from the coding sequence ATGGCAAGACGTAGAGTGGCAAAAAAAAGAGAAGTATTACCAGATTCAGTTTATGGAGATAAAATTGTAACAAAATTCATAAATGGAATAATGAAAGATGGAAAAAAATCATTAGCTGAAAATATATTTTATACAGCTATGGATAAAATAAAAGAAAAAACTGGTGAAGAGGGAATTGATACGTTTAGAAAAGCTTTGGAAAATATCCAACCTTTACTTGAAGTTAAATCAAGAAGAATAGGTGGAGCTACTTATCAAATACCAATAGAAGTAAGACCAGAAAGATCTCAAACATTAGCTATAAGATGGTTGGTTAAATATACTAGAGCTAGAAAAGAATATGGAATGATAGATAAATTAGCAAGCGAATTAATAGCAGCGGCTAATGAAGATGGGGCAACATTCAAGAAGAAAGAAGATACTCATAAAATGGCAGATGCTAATAGAGCTTTTGCGCATTATAAATGGTAA
- the fusA gene encoding elongation factor G, whose amino-acid sequence MARQVSLQKTRNIGIMAHIDAGKTTTTERILFYTGITHKIGEVHEGAAEMDWMEQEKERGITITSAATTCFWKKHRINIIDTPGHVDFTVEVERSLRVLDGTVAVFSGVDGVQPQSETVWRQADKYKVPKMVFINKMDRVGADYFMCMNDIKEKLGANPVPIQLPIGAEDYFEGIVDLVTMKEIVWETEDMGANYTVQDIREDLKEQAEEYRDKLLESISEVEDDLMEKYIGGEEISEEEIRAALRKGTIDNTLVPMLCGTAFKNKGVQTLLDAVVEYMPSPLDIGAVKGTDPKTEEEIDREPSDDASFSALAFKIMTDPFVGKLAFFRVYSGVLDKGSYVLNSTKGKKERIGRILQMHANKRNEIDKVYAGDIAAAIGLKGTTTGDTLCDESNPIILEKMEFPEPVISVAVEPKTKKDQEKMGIALQKLAEEDPTFRVKTDEETGQTIISGMGELHLEILVDRMKREFSVEATVGKPQVAYRETIKGNARVESKYIKQSGGKGQYGHVWIDVEPLERGKGFEFVNKIVGGAIPREYIPAVEKGIVEALEGGILAGYAMQDVKVVLFDGSYHDVDSSEMAFKIAGSMAIKNAAKKANPIILEPIFDVEVVTPEEYMGDIIGDLNSRRGRIEGMEDRAGAKIVKAKVALSEMFGYATDLRSKSQGRATYVYRFDHYEEVPTNIAKEIIEKRS is encoded by the coding sequence ATGGCTAGACAAGTTTCTTTGCAAAAAACAAGAAACATAGGGATAATGGCCCATATAGATGCCGGTAAAACAACAACAACAGAAAGAATTCTTTTTTATACGGGGATAACTCATAAAATTGGAGAAGTTCATGAAGGTGCAGCTGAAATGGATTGGATGGAGCAAGAAAAAGAAAGAGGTATAACAATTACTTCTGCAGCTACTACTTGTTTCTGGAAAAAACATAGAATAAATATTATAGACACACCAGGGCACGTGGACTTCACAGTAGAGGTTGAAAGATCTCTAAGGGTTCTAGATGGAACAGTTGCTGTTTTCAGTGGTGTTGACGGGGTTCAACCACAATCAGAAACAGTTTGGAGACAAGCAGATAAATACAAAGTTCCTAAAATGGTATTTATTAATAAAATGGATAGAGTTGGGGCGGATTATTTTATGTGTATGAATGACATAAAAGAAAAGCTTGGAGCTAATCCTGTACCTATTCAATTGCCGATTGGAGCAGAAGATTATTTCGAAGGAATAGTTGATCTTGTTACAATGAAGGAAATTGTTTGGGAAACAGAAGATATGGGAGCTAATTACACTGTTCAAGATATTAGAGAAGATTTGAAAGAACAAGCTGAAGAGTATAGAGATAAATTGCTAGAATCTATTTCAGAAGTTGAAGATGATTTGATGGAGAAATATATTGGCGGAGAAGAGATTTCAGAAGAAGAGATAAGAGCTGCTTTGAGAAAAGGAACTATTGACAATACATTAGTACCAATGCTTTGTGGAACTGCTTTTAAAAATAAAGGTGTTCAAACATTGCTTGATGCTGTAGTTGAATATATGCCTTCACCTCTTGACATAGGTGCAGTAAAAGGAACTGATCCTAAAACAGAAGAAGAGATAGATAGAGAACCATCTGATGACGCAAGTTTTTCAGCTTTGGCTTTCAAAATAATGACAGATCCTTTTGTAGGGAAATTAGCTTTCTTTAGAGTTTACTCAGGAGTGTTAGACAAGGGAAGTTATGTATTGAATTCAACAAAAGGTAAAAAAGAGAGAATTGGTAGAATTTTACAAATGCATGCTAATAAAAGAAATGAAATAGATAAAGTGTATGCTGGAGATATTGCAGCTGCCATTGGATTAAAAGGAACTACTACAGGGGATACTTTGTGTGATGAATCTAATCCTATAATTCTTGAAAAAATGGAATTCCCAGAACCAGTTATATCGGTTGCTGTAGAGCCTAAAACAAAAAAAGATCAAGAAAAAATGGGTATTGCACTTCAAAAATTAGCAGAAGAAGATCCTACATTTAGAGTGAAAACTGATGAAGAAACAGGTCAAACAATCATATCTGGAATGGGAGAACTTCATTTGGAGATTCTTGTAGATAGAATGAAAAGAGAATTTAGTGTAGAAGCAACAGTTGGTAAACCACAAGTTGCTTATAGAGAAACAATTAAAGGAAATGCAAGAGTAGAATCTAAATATATCAAACAAAGTGGAGGTAAAGGACAATACGGACATGTATGGATTGATGTTGAGCCACTTGAAAGAGGTAAAGGATTTGAATTTGTAAATAAAATTGTTGGTGGAGCTATTCCTAGAGAATATATTCCAGCAGTAGAAAAAGGTATAGTAGAAGCTTTAGAAGGCGGAATTTTAGCTGGATATGCAATGCAAGATGTTAAAGTAGTGTTATTTGATGGTAGTTATCATGATGTGGATTCATCTGAAATGGCATTTAAAATTGCAGGATCAATGGCAATAAAAAATGCAGCTAAAAAAGCAAATCCAATAATTCTAGAACCTATATTTGATGTTGAGGTTGTTACTCCTGAAGAATATATGGGAGATATAATAGGAGATCTTAATTCAAGAAGAGGAAGAATAGAAGGAATGGAAGATAGAGCAGGAGCTAAAATAGTAAAAGCAAAAGTAGCTTTATCAGAAATGTTTGGATACGCAACTGATTTGAGATCTAAATCTCAAGGAAGAGCAACTTATGTATACAGATTTGATCATTATGAAGAGGTTCCAACAAATATTGCTAAAGAAATAATAGAAAAAAGAAGTTAA
- the tuf gene encoding elongation factor Tu, which translates to MAKEKYERTKPHVNIGTIGHVDHGKTTTTAAISKILADKGLAEKVDFENIDQAPEERERGITINTAHVEYETEARHYAHVDCPGHADYVKNMITGAAQMDGAILVVSAADGPMPQTREHILLARQVGVPYIVVYLNKADMVEDEELLELVEMEVRELLSEYQYPGDDVPVIIGSSLKALEGDKKYEDKIMELMAAVDEYIPTPTRPLDQPFLMPIEDVFTITGRGTVVTGRVERGIVKVGEEISIIGIKDTVKTTVTGVEMFRKLLDQGQAGDNIGVLLRGIKKEDVERGQVLAKPGSITPHTKFKSEVYVLKKEEGGRHTPFFAGYRPQFYFRTTDITGSIKLPEGVEMVMPGDNIEMEIELIHPIAMEKGLKFAIREGGRTVGAGVVATIME; encoded by the coding sequence ATGGCAAAAGAAAAATATGAGAGAACAAAACCCCATGTAAATATAGGTACAATAGGTCATGTCGATCATGGTAAGACAACAACAACAGCTGCTATATCAAAAATATTAGCAGATAAAGGGTTAGCAGAAAAAGTGGATTTTGAAAATATAGATCAAGCTCCAGAAGAAAGAGAAAGAGGAATAACAATAAATACAGCTCATGTGGAATATGAAACAGAAGCAAGACATTATGCGCATGTGGATTGTCCAGGCCATGCTGATTATGTAAAAAACATGATCACAGGAGCAGCTCAAATGGATGGAGCTATATTAGTAGTATCAGCAGCAGATGGTCCAATGCCTCAAACAAGAGAACATATATTACTAGCAAGACAAGTAGGGGTTCCTTACATAGTAGTATACTTAAATAAAGCAGATATGGTAGAAGATGAAGAACTATTAGAATTAGTAGAAATGGAAGTAAGAGAACTATTAAGTGAATATCAATACCCAGGAGATGATGTACCAGTAATAATAGGATCATCATTAAAAGCATTAGAAGGGGATAAAAAATATGAAGATAAAATAATGGAATTAATGGCTGCAGTGGATGAATATATTCCAACACCAACAAGACCATTAGATCAACCATTCTTGATGCCAATAGAAGATGTATTTACAATAACAGGAAGAGGAACAGTTGTAACAGGAAGAGTAGAAAGAGGAATAGTAAAAGTAGGAGAAGAAATTTCAATAATAGGAATAAAAGATACAGTAAAAACAACAGTAACAGGAGTAGAAATGTTTAGAAAACTGTTAGATCAAGGTCAAGCAGGAGATAACATAGGAGTATTATTAAGAGGAATAAAAAAAGAAGATGTGGAAAGAGGACAAGTATTAGCAAAACCAGGAAGTATAACACCACATACAAAATTTAAATCAGAAGTATATGTATTGAAAAAAGAAGAGGGTGGAAGACATACACCATTCTTCGCAGGATATAGACCACAATTTTATTTCAGAACAACAGATATAACTGGATCAATCAAATTACCTGAAGGAGTAGAAATGGTAATGCCAGGAGATAATATAGAAATGGAAATAGAATTAATTCATCCAATTGCAATGGAAAAAGGATTAAAATTTGCAATTAGAGAGGGTGGAAGAACTGTAGGAGCTGGAGTAGTTGCTACTATAATGGAATAA